The window CGCCATACGCCGCCACCGCGAACATCCCGATGCTCGTGCCGAGCCCGTAGCGGCTCGACAGCGTGCCGATCAGCACGGGAAAGAGCGCGCCGATCGCGCGGCCGGCGTTGTAGCAGAAGCCCTGGCCGGAGCCGCGTACGCGGGTCGGAAAGAGTTCCGTGAGAAACGCGCCCATACCGGAGAAGATGCCCGACGCGAAGAAGCCGAGCGGAAAACCGAGCCACAGCATCGACGCATTCGTGAGCGGCAACGACGTGTACGCGAAGGCAATCGCCATCGAACCGAGCGCGAACAGAATGAAGTTCGGTTTGCGGCCGATGCGGTCAGTGAGCCAAGCGCTGCACAGATAGCCGACGTACGAGCCCGCGATGATCATCGCCAGATAAGCGCCCGTACCCATCACAGTGAGATGACGCTCGGTCTTAAGGAAGGTCGGCAGCCACGTCGTGATCGCGTAGTAGCCGCCTTGTGCGCCGGTGGTGAGAAGCGCGGCGCGCAGCGTAGTCGAAAGCAGGCGGGGCTCGAAGATTTCGGTGAAGCGCGGTTTGTCTTGTGCCTCCTGCTGCGCGACCTTCGCCTGTTCGAACACTTCAGGCTCTTTCACGTAGCGGCGGATGAAGACCACGAGCAGCGCCGGCACGAGACCGATCAGGAACAGCGCGCGCCATGCAAGCTCAGGCGCCATCAGGGAGAACAGCACGGCGTAGAGCAGGGCGGCCATGCCCCAGCCGAGCGCCCAGCCGGATTGCACGAGGCCGACCGCCTTGCCGCGATCGCGTGCGCGGATCACCTCGCCG is drawn from Caballeronia sp. NK8 and contains these coding sequences:
- a CDS encoding MFS transporter; amino-acid sequence: MDSKTFTTNVDDAADPKATADGAQLSWYAEAGPRARRAFWSCKVGYMLDGMDTQMLSFVIPTLVATWGLSLADAGLIGTMTLLSSALGGWIAGILSDRIGRVRTLQLTVLWFAVFTALCGLAQNYGQLLAARTLMGFGFGGEWTAGAVLIGEVIRARDRGKAVGLVQSGWALGWGMAALLYAVLFSLMAPELAWRALFLIGLVPALLVVFIRRYVKEPEVFEQAKVAQQEAQDKPRFTEIFEPRLLSTTLRAALLTTGAQGGYYAITTWLPTFLKTERHLTVMGTGAYLAMIIAGSYVGYLCSAWLTDRIGRKPNFILFALGSMAIAFAYTSLPLTNASMLWLGFPLGFFASGIFSGMGAFLTELFPTRVRGSGQGFCYNAGRAIGALFPVLIGTLSSRYGLGTSIGMFAVAAYGVLILAALTLPETRGRELESA